A single region of the Microlunatus panaciterrae genome encodes:
- a CDS encoding GuaB1 family IMP dehydrogenase-related protein — protein MGTGSLGGGRPEENGGVRFLNPSHTPAYDLTYSDVFMVPRRSAITSRLSVDLTSTDGIGTTLPLVVANMTAVSGRRMAETVARRGGIAIIPQDIPTGVVAETITKVKASHIVFDTAVTVTSDTTVGGALALLAKRAHGLVVVVDRDRPIGVVSEFAAAGVDRFAQVHEVMTDDMLVVGPTASPEEIFDALSVRHEETALVVADGRLLGVMTRRGALRSTLYRPALDRDGQLMVGAAVGINGDVAGRAEALLAAGIDTLVVDTAHGHQDKMMQALKAVREVRDRLAEAGGSASRRVPIVAGNVVAAEGVDDLVEAGADVVKVGVGPGAMCTTRMMTGVGRPQFSAVLECAEAARAAGRSVWADGGVRYPRDVALALAAGAGSVMIGSWFAGTYESTGNLLHDHQGRMYKESYGMASARAVKLRTRDSSGFDRARAGLFEEGISSSRMYLDPERPSVEDLIDSIIAGVRSSCTYAGAADLEEFHRLAVVGVQSHSGYDEGRPLHASW, from the coding sequence ATGGGCACCGGCTCGCTCGGAGGGGGCCGACCGGAGGAGAATGGTGGAGTGCGATTCCTCAACCCGAGCCATACCCCGGCTTATGACCTGACCTACTCCGACGTCTTCATGGTCCCCCGCCGGTCCGCGATCACCTCAAGGCTGTCGGTGGATCTGACCAGCACCGACGGGATCGGCACCACGCTGCCGCTGGTGGTCGCCAACATGACCGCCGTCTCCGGTCGGCGGATGGCCGAGACGGTGGCGCGGCGCGGCGGCATCGCCATCATCCCGCAGGACATCCCGACCGGCGTGGTCGCCGAGACCATCACCAAGGTGAAGGCCTCCCACATCGTGTTCGACACCGCGGTCACGGTGACGTCCGACACCACCGTCGGCGGCGCCTTGGCGCTGCTTGCCAAGCGCGCACACGGCCTGGTTGTGGTGGTCGACCGAGACCGTCCGATCGGAGTGGTGTCGGAGTTCGCCGCGGCCGGCGTCGACCGGTTCGCCCAGGTGCACGAGGTGATGACCGACGACATGCTGGTCGTCGGCCCGACCGCGTCGCCCGAGGAGATCTTCGACGCGCTCAGCGTCCGGCACGAGGAGACGGCTCTGGTGGTCGCCGACGGCCGGTTGCTGGGCGTGATGACCCGCAGGGGTGCCCTCCGCTCCACCCTGTACCGACCCGCTCTCGACCGGGACGGGCAGCTGATGGTCGGCGCCGCCGTCGGCATCAACGGCGACGTGGCCGGTCGGGCCGAGGCCCTGCTGGCGGCCGGCATCGACACGCTGGTGGTCGACACCGCGCACGGCCACCAGGACAAGATGATGCAGGCGCTGAAGGCGGTCCGTGAGGTGCGCGACCGGCTGGCCGAGGCCGGCGGATCCGCGTCCCGTCGGGTCCCGATCGTGGCCGGCAACGTCGTGGCAGCCGAAGGTGTCGATGACCTGGTCGAGGCCGGTGCGGACGTGGTCAAGGTCGGTGTCGGGCCGGGGGCGATGTGCACCACCCGGATGATGACCGGGGTGGGCCGCCCGCAGTTCAGCGCGGTGCTGGAGTGCGCCGAGGCCGCCCGGGCTGCGGGTCGTTCGGTCTGGGCCGACGGCGGTGTCCGCTACCCCCGGGACGTGGCGCTGGCGCTGGCGGCCGGCGCGGGCAGTGTGATGATCGGTTCCTGGTTCGCCGGCACCTACGAGAGCACCGGCAACCTGCTGCACGACCACCAGGGCAGGATGTACAAGGAGTCGTACGGGATGGCGTCGGCTCGTGCGGTGAAGCTGCGCACCCGGGACTCCTCCGGCTTCGACCGGGCCCGGGCCGGCCTGTTCGAGGAGGGCATCTCGTCGTCCAGGATGTACCTCGACCCGGAGCGGCCCAGTGTGGAGGACCTGATCGACTCGATCATCGCCGGCGTCCGGAGCAGCTGCACCTATGCCGGTGCCGCCGACCTGGAGGAGTTCCACCGCCTTGCCGTGGTCGGCGTCCAGTCACACTCGGGTTATGACGAGGGCCGGCCGCTGCACGCCAGCTGGTGA
- a CDS encoding cytochrome b: MAKPAATTNQAPIVEAHAPDKQLGPVLKAAAGPAKWADDRLGLAALGRKNLRKVFPDHWSFLLGEVALYSFIILLLTGVFLTIWFKPSMAEVEYDGTYQLLRGLPMSEAFSSTLDISFDVRGGLLIRQMHHWSAMLFVAAMLAHMLRIFFTGAFRRPREINWLLGVAMFSIGMIEGFAGYSLPDDLLSGTGLRFVDGLIRSIPIIGTWAEFFVFGGQFPGGIIIARLYMAHILLIPGLILGLISAHLALVVYHKHTQYPGPGRTEKNVVGYPLFPVYMAKAGGFFFIVFGVTTLMGALLTINPVWMFGPYNPAQVTAGSQPDWYMAFVEGAIRIIPNWEWHIGGTTWSWNIFLPGVGLMGLLFTVMGVYPFIERWVTGDTGEHHILDRPRNRPTRTAFGVAAMTCYGLFWIGGGNDIIATQFNLSLNSITYFLRFAVFIGPVLAFLITKRICIGLQRSDRARLLHGAESGVIVRDPSGEYAEKEVPVSLDEAYALTQHAELLPIEAGPEEDANGVPAKTMSAKEKLRIRASRFYFKDNVRKPSRAELEAAAAHHDGHGNGNGHPVEGNGHAIEGEERKEIGAVRTDEFGIPR, from the coding sequence ATGGCAAAGCCAGCCGCAACCACAAACCAGGCGCCGATTGTCGAGGCGCACGCCCCCGACAAGCAGCTCGGCCCGGTACTCAAGGCCGCCGCCGGACCCGCCAAGTGGGCCGACGACCGTCTCGGGCTCGCCGCCCTGGGGCGCAAGAACCTGCGTAAGGTGTTCCCCGACCACTGGTCGTTCCTGCTGGGTGAGGTGGCGCTGTACAGCTTCATCATCCTGCTGCTGACCGGCGTCTTCCTGACCATCTGGTTCAAGCCGTCGATGGCCGAGGTGGAGTACGACGGCACCTACCAGCTGCTTCGCGGACTGCCGATGTCGGAGGCGTTCTCCTCGACCCTCGACATCTCGTTCGACGTCCGCGGCGGCCTGCTCATCCGGCAGATGCACCACTGGTCCGCGATGCTGTTCGTGGCCGCCATGCTGGCGCACATGCTCCGGATCTTCTTCACCGGTGCGTTCCGCCGGCCACGGGAGATCAACTGGCTGCTCGGCGTCGCCATGTTCTCGATCGGCATGATCGAGGGCTTCGCGGGCTACTCGCTGCCGGACGACCTGCTCTCCGGCACCGGCCTTCGTTTCGTCGACGGTCTGATCCGGTCGATCCCGATCATCGGCACCTGGGCGGAGTTCTTCGTCTTCGGCGGCCAGTTCCCGGGCGGCATCATCATCGCCCGCCTGTACATGGCCCACATCCTGCTGATCCCCGGGCTGATCCTGGGCCTGATCAGCGCCCACCTGGCCCTGGTGGTCTACCACAAGCACACCCAGTACCCGGGCCCCGGACGGACCGAGAAGAACGTGGTCGGCTACCCGCTGTTCCCGGTGTACATGGCCAAGGCCGGCGGCTTCTTCTTCATCGTCTTCGGTGTCACCACGCTGATGGGTGCGCTGCTCACCATCAACCCGGTCTGGATGTTCGGACCGTACAACCCGGCACAGGTGACGGCCGGCTCGCAGCCGGACTGGTACATGGCCTTTGTCGAGGGCGCGATCCGCATCATCCCGAACTGGGAGTGGCACATCGGCGGCACCACCTGGTCGTGGAACATCTTCCTGCCCGGTGTCGGGCTGATGGGTCTGCTGTTCACGGTGATGGGCGTCTACCCGTTCATCGAACGCTGGGTCACCGGCGACACCGGTGAGCACCACATCCTGGACCGGCCCCGAAACAGGCCGACCCGGACCGCCTTCGGTGTGGCAGCGATGACCTGCTACGGCCTGTTCTGGATCGGCGGCGGCAACGACATCATCGCCACCCAGTTCAACCTGTCACTGAACTCGATCACCTACTTCCTGCGGTTCGCGGTCTTCATCGGACCGGTGCTCGCGTTCCTCATCACCAAGCGGATCTGCATCGGCCTGCAGCGGTCCGACCGGGCCCGGCTGCTGCACGGTGCCGAGTCGGGGGTCATCGTCCGCGATCCCTCGGGTGAGTACGCGGAGAAGGAGGTCCCGGTCAGCCTGGACGAGGCCTATGCCCTCACCCAGCACGCCGAGCTGCTGCCGATCGAGGCCGGTCCCGAGGAGGACGCCAACGGCGTGCCCGCCAAGACGATGTCGGCCAAGGAGAAGCTCAGGATCAGGGCGAGCCGGTTCTACTTCAAGGACAACGTCCGCAAGCCCAGCCGGGCAGAGCTGGAGGCGGCGGCCGCCCACCACGACGGTCACGGCAATGGCAACGGGCACCCGGTCGAGGGCAACGGGCACGCCATCGAGGGCGAGGAGCGCAAGGAGATCGGAGCCGTCCGGACCGACGAGTTCGGCATTCCCCGGTAG
- a CDS encoding ubiquinol-cytochrome c reductase iron-sulfur subunit yields MSQHDTHDSAGHDSTGKELAVTDDPRYPVPNPGLEEHLPRLTDVDEKAGKRAERQVATMFGLVPLLAIAFVVIYFAVPKDLAIDFGPLHANALHTLLGLTLGAAILLIGIGAVQWARQLMGDVEISEDRHPAASSEEARAATLAEFDKGVAESGITRRKVLGRSLAGALGVLGLPALVMLADLGPWPTKKVRAQTIEHTIWKEGIRLVNDITYTPIKAEDLRIGQLVNAQPENLQDLEGVEFVQEKAKASIIIVRMNPQTIKIPDSRKDWHVGGILCYSKICTHVGCPISLWEQQTHHLLCPCHQSTFDLGDAGVVVFGPAARSLPQLPITTDADGYLVARSGFTVPVGPSYFERDSRQDFKQGDN; encoded by the coding sequence ATGAGTCAGCACGATACGCACGACTCCGCCGGACACGACAGCACCGGCAAGGAGCTGGCCGTCACCGACGACCCGCGCTATCCGGTGCCCAACCCGGGACTGGAGGAGCACCTGCCGCGGCTGACCGACGTCGACGAGAAGGCCGGTAAGCGCGCCGAACGCCAGGTCGCCACCATGTTCGGACTGGTGCCGCTGCTGGCGATCGCCTTCGTGGTGATCTACTTCGCGGTCCCGAAGGATCTGGCGATCGACTTCGGCCCGCTGCACGCCAACGCCCTGCACACCCTGCTCGGCCTGACCCTCGGTGCGGCGATCCTGCTGATCGGCATCGGTGCCGTGCAGTGGGCCCGGCAGCTGATGGGTGACGTCGAGATCAGTGAGGACCGGCACCCGGCGGCCTCCTCGGAGGAGGCCCGGGCCGCGACCCTGGCCGAGTTCGACAAGGGTGTCGCCGAGTCGGGCATCACCCGGCGCAAGGTGCTCGGCCGCAGCCTGGCCGGTGCGCTGGGCGTGCTGGGCCTGCCGGCACTGGTGATGCTCGCCGACCTCGGCCCCTGGCCCACGAAGAAGGTGCGGGCCCAGACCATCGAGCACACCATCTGGAAAGAGGGCATCCGGCTGGTCAACGACATCACGTACACCCCCATCAAGGCCGAGGACCTCCGCATCGGGCAGCTGGTGAACGCGCAGCCGGAGAACCTGCAGGACCTGGAGGGCGTCGAGTTCGTCCAGGAGAAGGCCAAGGCCTCGATCATCATCGTCCGGATGAACCCGCAGACGATCAAGATCCCCGACTCGCGCAAGGACTGGCACGTCGGCGGGATCCTCTGCTACTCCAAGATCTGCACCCACGTCGGTTGCCCCATCAGCCTGTGGGAACAGCAGACCCACCACCTGCTCTGCCCGTGTCACCAGTCGACCTTCGACCTCGGTGACGCCGGCGTCGTGGTCTTCGGCCCGGCGGCCCGTTCGTTGCCGCAACTGCCGATCACCACCGACGCCGACGGCTACCTGGTCGCCCGGAGCGGGTTCACCGTTCCGGTCGGACCCAGCTATTTCGAGCGGGACTCGCGTCAAGACTTCAAGCAGGGTGACAACTGA
- a CDS encoding c-type cytochrome: MRFLSSRRRHPAAKGLLLVLALFTMGALYSLVAPAAQVSADPGTSQQVAKGKALFAVGCASCHGLNGEGGSQGPSLVGVGAAAVDFQVGTGRMPMSRPGAQAPRKENRYTDEEIAALAAFVATLGPGPAIPTPDQYEPKGLSSEDIARGGELFRTNCSACHNFAGAGGALPNGKYAPSLEGVSSKHLYQAMLTGPQQMPVFSDEVITPKDKREIIAYLQTLETRPSQGGLTLGGLGPVAEGFWAWVLGLGSLVGFAIWIAAKGARAR; this comes from the coding sequence GTGCGTTTCCTGTCTTCGCGACGACGTCACCCGGCGGCCAAGGGGCTGCTGTTGGTGTTGGCGCTGTTCACCATGGGCGCGCTGTACTCCCTGGTGGCGCCGGCCGCCCAGGTCTCCGCGGATCCCGGCACCAGCCAGCAGGTGGCCAAGGGCAAGGCCCTGTTCGCGGTCGGCTGCGCCTCCTGCCACGGCCTGAACGGCGAGGGCGGCAGCCAGGGACCGTCGCTGGTGGGCGTGGGCGCGGCCGCAGTCGACTTCCAGGTGGGCACCGGACGGATGCCGATGTCGCGTCCCGGCGCGCAGGCGCCGCGCAAGGAGAACCGCTACACCGACGAGGAGATCGCCGCACTGGCGGCCTTCGTCGCGACTCTCGGTCCAGGCCCGGCCATCCCCACTCCCGACCAGTACGAGCCGAAGGGCCTGTCCAGCGAGGACATCGCCCGCGGCGGTGAGCTTTTCCGCACCAACTGCTCGGCGTGCCACAACTTCGCCGGCGCCGGTGGCGCCCTGCCCAACGGCAAGTACGCCCCCTCGCTGGAGGGCGTCAGCAGCAAGCACCTGTACCAGGCGATGCTGACCGGCCCACAGCAGATGCCCGTCTTCTCCGACGAGGTGATAACCCCGAAGGACAAGCGCGAGATCATCGCCTACCTGCAGACGCTGGAGACCCGGCCGAGCCAGGGTGGGTTGACCCTGGGCGGCCTCGGCCCGGTCGCTGAGGGCTTCTGGGCCTGGGTGCTCGGCCTCGGGTCACTCGTCGGCTTCGCTATCTGGATCGCAGCAAAGGGGGCTCGCGCACGATGA
- a CDS encoding cytochrome c oxidase subunit 3, whose translation MHQIPQSRLRGHPGRPDAVAVGTIVWLASELMFFAALFAAYFTIRNVTNAAATDPAQSLWAISTEHLNIPFAILNTSVLVASSFTCQMGVFAAERGQVSRAGSLLKVTKWGLREWYVLTFLMGSFFIGGQVFEYAELIHEGLTISANAYGSVFFLATGFHGLHVTGGLIAFLLLMGRTFLARTFTHEQAVSAVVVSYYWHFVDVVWIALFGVIYLLR comes from the coding sequence CTGCACCAGATCCCGCAATCCCGCCTGCGCGGCCATCCCGGCCGGCCGGACGCGGTAGCGGTCGGCACCATCGTCTGGTTGGCATCGGAGCTGATGTTCTTCGCCGCCCTGTTCGCGGCCTACTTCACCATCCGCAATGTCACCAACGCTGCCGCCACCGACCCGGCCCAGAGCCTGTGGGCCATCTCGACCGAGCACCTGAACATCCCCTTCGCCATTCTCAACACCAGTGTTCTGGTGGCGTCCTCGTTCACCTGCCAGATGGGTGTCTTCGCGGCCGAGCGCGGGCAGGTGTCACGGGCCGGCAGCCTGCTGAAGGTCACCAAGTGGGGGCTCCGGGAGTGGTACGTCCTCACCTTCCTGATGGGCTCGTTCTTCATCGGCGGCCAGGTGTTCGAGTACGCCGAGCTGATCCACGAGGGTCTGACCATCTCCGCCAACGCCTACGGGTCGGTGTTCTTCCTGGCTACCGGGTTCCACGGCCTGCACGTGACCGGTGGCCTGATCGCCTTCCTGCTGCTGATGGGGCGCACGTTCCTGGCTCGTACCTTCACTCACGAACAGGCGGTCAGCGCCGTTGTAGTGTCCTACTACTGGCACTTCGTCGACGTCGTCTGGATCGCCCTGTTCGGGGTCATCTACCTGCTCCGCTGA
- a CDS encoding cytochrome c oxidase assembly protein, which translates to MSIFVAKSVLPLTVGWLVPMHATPHEQPVPLTPIRLLTAWSWDWFLGLGLLVTAALYLWGVQRLRRRGDRWPIGRTVAFLGGGLGSAAIATLSALGTYDTVLLSVHMVQHMILAMMTPLFLALGAPVTLALRTLPRRARSALLTVVHSRVARVLTFPPLALALFVANPFALYYSDIYPITLASPFWHNVLHLHFVLIGLLFLVPLVGVDPVPGRVTHPLRLLLLFLSMPFHAFLGITIMSSDALIAEDWYLSFHRTWGQSPAQDQYLAGGILWGSGDVVALVFIAVLFVQWFAASQREALREDRRLDMLEAKAARAQAAGAQQQRRDTIDSLQSNPTTVQTPLTQPRQNEDRRT; encoded by the coding sequence GTGAGCATCTTCGTGGCCAAATCCGTCCTTCCGCTGACGGTCGGCTGGCTCGTCCCGATGCATGCGACGCCGCACGAGCAGCCCGTTCCGCTCACGCCGATCAGGCTGCTGACCGCCTGGAGCTGGGACTGGTTCCTGGGCCTGGGACTGCTGGTGACAGCGGCGCTCTATCTCTGGGGGGTGCAGCGGCTCCGCCGGCGAGGCGACCGGTGGCCGATCGGCCGGACGGTGGCATTCCTGGGTGGCGGGCTGGGCAGTGCTGCGATCGCCACCCTCTCGGCGCTCGGCACCTACGACACGGTGCTGCTCAGCGTGCACATGGTGCAGCACATGATCCTGGCCATGATGACGCCGCTGTTCCTGGCCCTCGGCGCACCGGTCACTCTCGCACTGCGCACCCTTCCGCGCCGGGCACGGTCGGCGCTCCTCACCGTCGTGCACTCCAGAGTGGCGCGAGTGCTGACCTTCCCGCCGTTGGCTCTGGCGCTGTTCGTCGCCAACCCGTTCGCGCTGTACTACTCCGACATCTATCCGATCACGCTGGCCTCACCGTTCTGGCACAACGTGCTGCACCTGCACTTCGTGCTGATCGGACTGCTCTTCCTGGTGCCGCTGGTCGGGGTGGACCCGGTGCCGGGTCGGGTCACCCATCCGCTACGGCTGCTGCTGCTGTTCCTCTCGATGCCCTTCCACGCGTTTCTCGGCATCACCATCATGAGCTCGGATGCCCTGATAGCAGAGGACTGGTACCTGTCGTTCCACCGGACCTGGGGGCAGAGCCCCGCCCAGGACCAGTACCTGGCCGGCGGCATCCTGTGGGGCAGCGGTGACGTGGTCGCCCTGGTGTTCATCGCTGTGCTGTTCGTCCAGTGGTTCGCGGCCAGCCAGCGGGAGGCACTCCGGGAGGACCGGCGGCTGGACATGCTCGAGGCCAAGGCAGCCCGGGCCCAAGCAGCGGGAGCGCAGCAGCAACGGCGCGATACCATCGACTCGCTGCAGTCGAACCCGACGACGGTGCAGACTCCGTTGACCCAGCCACGGCAGAATGAGGACAGACGAACATGA
- a CDS encoding response regulator transcription factor produces MSPADHPDTPPVAQATVLVYSDDRTVREDIRLALGRRVAADLPELRVVEVATEPAVIRAMDGGGIDVAVLDGEAVPGGMGICRQLHDEIFQCPPILVLTGRPDDAWLATWSRAEAAISHPVDPIRLPAAVAALLRSRLGTSVTPG; encoded by the coding sequence ATGAGCCCCGCAGACCACCCTGACACGCCCCCGGTCGCCCAGGCCACGGTCCTCGTCTACTCCGACGACCGGACGGTCCGCGAGGACATCCGGCTGGCGCTCGGTCGCCGGGTCGCCGCCGACCTGCCGGAGCTCCGTGTGGTCGAGGTGGCCACTGAGCCGGCCGTGATTCGGGCCATGGACGGAGGCGGCATCGATGTTGCGGTGCTGGACGGGGAGGCCGTCCCCGGCGGGATGGGGATCTGCCGACAGCTGCACGACGAGATCTTCCAGTGCCCACCGATCCTGGTGCTGACCGGCCGGCCCGACGACGCCTGGCTGGCGACCTGGTCGCGCGCCGAGGCAGCCATTTCGCACCCGGTCGACCCGATCCGGCTGCCCGCTGCCGTCGCAGCGCTGCTGCGCAGTCGGCTGGGCACCTCGGTCACCCCCGGCTGA
- the trpD gene encoding anthranilate phosphoribosyltransferase, with protein MTVNQHGGPRLTWPTVLSGLVRGEDQSSDATAWAMGQILAGEATPVQMAAFVVALRAKGETVEEIVGLAEMMLSYASPITVEGRAVDVVGSGGDRANTVNISTMAAIVAAGAGALVVKHGNRAASSACGTADVLEQLGVVLDLPPARQQQVIQSAGIGFLFAPHYHPGLRHASVARRELGIPTTFNFLGPLTNPGRPNAQAVGVADPRMAELMAGVFARRGNQGMVFHGADGLDELTTTTTSSIWLFRDGQVRRSEFDPTLLGLPRARVEDLVGGDPATNAEVVRELLAGKAGPVRDIVTLNAAAALLAFNGPDLDADLVGQFADQLVAAEESLTSGAAGAKLQQWVAATRQAAG; from the coding sequence ATGACGGTGAACCAGCACGGTGGGCCCCGGCTCACCTGGCCGACCGTGCTCTCGGGGCTGGTCCGTGGTGAGGACCAGAGCAGCGACGCGACAGCCTGGGCCATGGGTCAGATCCTCGCCGGCGAGGCGACTCCGGTGCAGATGGCAGCCTTCGTGGTGGCGCTGCGGGCCAAGGGCGAGACCGTCGAGGAGATCGTCGGGTTGGCGGAGATGATGCTGTCGTACGCCAGCCCGATCACCGTCGAGGGGCGAGCGGTCGATGTGGTCGGCAGTGGCGGCGACCGGGCCAACACCGTGAACATCTCCACCATGGCGGCCATCGTCGCCGCCGGCGCGGGTGCGTTGGTGGTCAAGCACGGTAACCGGGCGGCCTCGTCGGCCTGCGGGACGGCCGACGTGCTCGAGCAGCTCGGCGTCGTGCTGGACCTGCCCCCCGCCCGGCAGCAGCAGGTGATCCAGAGCGCCGGAATCGGCTTCCTGTTCGCCCCGCACTACCATCCCGGGCTGCGCCATGCCTCCGTCGCACGACGCGAGCTGGGCATCCCGACGACCTTCAACTTCCTGGGCCCGCTGACCAACCCCGGCCGCCCCAACGCGCAGGCGGTCGGCGTCGCCGATCCGCGGATGGCCGAGCTGATGGCGGGCGTGTTCGCCCGACGCGGCAACCAGGGGATGGTCTTCCACGGTGCCGACGGGCTGGACGAGCTGACCACGACGACCACGTCGAGCATCTGGCTGTTCCGTGACGGGCAGGTCCGGCGGAGCGAGTTCGACCCGACGCTGCTGGGTCTGCCGCGGGCGAGGGTCGAGGACCTGGTGGGTGGTGATCCGGCCACCAACGCCGAGGTCGTGCGGGAGCTGCTGGCCGGCAAGGCGGGACCGGTGCGGGACATCGTCACCCTGAACGCGGCAGCCGCCCTGCTCGCCTTCAACGGCCCGGACCTGGACGCCGACCTGGTCGGCCAGTTCGCCGACCAGCTGGTCGCAGCAGAGGAGTCTCTCACCTCCGGCGCCGCCGGAGCCAAGCTGCAGCAGTGGGTCGCGGCGACCCGGCAGGCGGCCGGTTAG
- a CDS encoding DUF2510 domain-containing protein, whose protein sequence is MTTPRPGWYPDPAGTEDLFRFWDGQEWTEAISESRQAPPPRAVPPPSAASPASTDSSSCGRLDPGPRHTGVAVVAFTIGVALFVTAGLCLGAGLVWQQSKAKTLSRPSTSTPAAGPAGQVDEATGRARIGRVEMQLPGEPYQVYAGSVPVEGAFDIFFVSNAVVHRNFAAHQDWSATVGLAHLTGSAVKKQGLTGAGESTLRTITQHFFGGHPTTVTTPTVSSGQVSGHPSVIVRAEVHYAISKLASSHDVVTVVLVQLNDGSLVAAISSIPDDAEPAVRRQAAAALATLQIS, encoded by the coding sequence GTGACCACCCCTCGACCCGGCTGGTACCCCGACCCGGCCGGGACGGAAGACCTCTTTCGGTTCTGGGACGGGCAGGAGTGGACCGAGGCGATCAGCGAGTCGCGTCAGGCGCCCCCGCCACGCGCAGTCCCGCCGCCCTCCGCAGCCTCCCCCGCCAGCACGGATTCCAGTTCTTGCGGGAGGCTCGACCCGGGACCTCGGCACACCGGCGTGGCCGTGGTCGCCTTCACGATCGGGGTGGCGTTGTTCGTCACCGCCGGGCTGTGCCTCGGTGCGGGCCTGGTCTGGCAGCAGTCGAAGGCGAAGACGCTGTCCCGGCCGTCGACCAGCACCCCCGCCGCCGGCCCGGCAGGCCAGGTCGACGAGGCCACCGGCAGGGCCAGGATCGGCCGCGTGGAGATGCAACTGCCGGGTGAGCCGTACCAGGTCTACGCCGGGTCGGTGCCGGTCGAGGGCGCGTTCGACATCTTCTTCGTGTCGAATGCGGTCGTGCACCGCAACTTCGCCGCACACCAGGACTGGTCGGCCACCGTCGGCTTGGCGCACCTCACCGGCTCGGCCGTCAAGAAGCAGGGACTGACCGGGGCAGGTGAGTCCACTCTGCGGACGATCACGCAGCACTTCTTCGGCGGCCATCCGACCACGGTGACCACTCCGACGGTCTCGAGCGGTCAGGTCAGCGGTCATCCGTCCGTCATCGTACGAGCCGAGGTGCACTACGCGATCAGCAAGCTCGCCAGCAGCCACGACGTGGTCACGGTGGTCCTGGTCCAACTGAACGACGGGTCCCTGGTCGCGGCGATCAGCTCCATCCCCGACGACGCGGAGCCGGCCGTTCGCCGGCAGGCCGCCGCGGCGCTCGCGACCCTGCAGATCTCCTAA
- a CDS encoding pilus assembly protein CpaE, which translates to MISRDLAQRLSTHLTWEPANADQFFIPRPEIADSVFTISDMVVELVVKDGQSRFHFNGTVEWALDSVESSEVVWLPRESQLRTLLEEVFLSLDRSPDGYVVTVSGPRRAYHTPPEREASDAYARALLYTFGEPD; encoded by the coding sequence ATGATCTCTCGTGATCTCGCCCAGCGGCTGTCGACCCACCTGACCTGGGAACCGGCCAACGCCGACCAGTTCTTCATCCCACGCCCAGAGATCGCCGACTCCGTGTTCACCATCAGCGACATGGTGGTCGAGCTGGTCGTCAAGGACGGCCAGTCCCGGTTCCACTTCAACGGAACGGTCGAATGGGCGCTGGACTCGGTCGAGTCGAGCGAGGTGGTCTGGCTGCCACGGGAGTCGCAGCTGCGCACCCTGCTGGAGGAGGTCTTCCTGTCTCTCGACCGATCACCGGACGGCTACGTGGTGACCGTCTCCGGACCGCGCCGCGCCTACCACACGCCACCGGAGCGGGAGGCCAGCGACGCCTACGCCCGCGCCCTGCTGTACACCTTCGGCGAGCCCGACTGA
- a CDS encoding prepilin peptidase, translating into MDSWPGWLGVAAVTGLAMLLVTAPTLRRLPEPERSPEPEPEAKIPYRRLAQPPFVLGCTALSVAAALVAAVTMPVQVLPLWLVLATVGVLLAAIDAVTTWLPLLLTRVAWLLMGLAALVSLLFGASPSQLVRSALGAALATALYFAIWWLTRAGIEFGDVRFAPLIGAAAAAQSWPLLILALVLGTVAGGIFGLVRLLSGRRQAFPYAPSMLLGPFLAGLAQQLSGV; encoded by the coding sequence ATGGACAGCTGGCCTGGATGGTTGGGAGTCGCAGCCGTCACCGGCCTCGCGATGCTGCTGGTGACGGCCCCGACGCTGCGTCGCCTGCCCGAGCCCGAGCGGTCGCCCGAGCCGGAGCCCGAGGCCAAGATTCCCTACCGGCGGTTGGCCCAGCCGCCGTTCGTGCTCGGCTGCACTGCGCTGTCGGTGGCCGCCGCGCTGGTCGCTGCGGTGACCATGCCGGTCCAGGTGCTGCCACTCTGGCTGGTGCTGGCGACCGTCGGTGTGCTGCTGGCCGCGATCGACGCCGTCACCACCTGGCTGCCGTTGCTGCTGACCCGGGTCGCCTGGCTGCTGATGGGGCTGGCGGCCCTGGTCAGTCTCCTGTTCGGGGCTTCCCCCAGCCAGCTGGTCCGCAGCGCCCTCGGAGCAGCGCTGGCGACTGCGCTGTACTTCGCCATCTGGTGGCTGACCCGGGCGGGGATCGAGTTCGGCGATGTCCGGTTCGCACCATTGATCGGCGCGGCTGCCGCCGCCCAGTCGTGGCCGCTGCTGATCCTGGCGCTCGTCCTCGGCACCGTCGCCGGCGGAATCTTCGGGCTGGTCCGGCTGCTGTCGGGGCGGCGGCAGGCGTTCCCCTATGCACCCTCGATGCTGCTCGGCCCGTTCCTGGCCGGCCTGGCCCAGCAGCTGTCGGGGGTCTGA